One Nicotiana sylvestris chromosome 12, ASM39365v2, whole genome shotgun sequence genomic window carries:
- the LOC138883408 gene encoding uncharacterized protein, whose protein sequence is MPMEGTEHNRALYLTVKCKDSVITRVLVDNGSSENICPLSTLNKLKVDDEKIHKNSICVRGFDGGGKDSVGDIVLELTIGLVEFTMEFQVLDVAVSYNLLLGRPWIHAAKEVRSTLH, encoded by the coding sequence atgcctatggagggtactgagcacaatagagccctctatcttacggtGAAATGCAAAGATTCCGTGATTACTCGAGTATTGGTCGATAATGGTTCTAGTgagaacatttgccctctctctactctgaacaaattgaaagtggatgatgaaaaaattcacaaaaacagtatttgtgttcgggggttcgacggtggagggaaagattcagtcggtgacatagtgctcgagctgaCAATAGGactagttgaatttaccatggagttccaggtgctagatgtggctgtttcttacaatctgttgttgggtcgaccctggattcatgctgccaaagaaGTCCGGTCTACACTGCAttag